A portion of the Fulvia fulva chromosome 1, complete sequence genome contains these proteins:
- a CDS encoding Actin-related protein 2/3 complex subunit 4, translated as MVRDSSNDFLSNADLAQSQSLRPYLSCVRQTLTAALSLSNFASQASERHNVPEIEAKTSPEVLLNPLTVSRNQEERVLVEPSVNSVRVSIRIKQADEIEHILVHKFTRFLTQRAEAFFILRRKPVPGYDISFLITNFHTEEMLKHKLVDFIIQFMEEVDKEISEMKLFLNARARFVAESFLTPFD; from the exons ATGGTGCGCGACTCCTCCAATGATTTCCTGAGCAATGCTGACCTGGCACAGTCGCAATCACTGCGCCCATACTTGTCCTGCGTGCGACAAACGCTTACTGCCGCCCTTTCCCTCTCGAACTTCGCATCGCAGGCGTCCGAAAGACATAATGTTCCCGAAATCGAAGCGAAGACCTCACCAGAAGTCCTGCTCAACCCGCTCACCGTATCCCGCAATCAAGAAGAGCGTGTACTAGTGGAGCCTTCGGTCAACAGCGTACGAGTTAGCATACGGATCAAGCAGGCAGATGAGATCGAACATATTCTGGTGCATAAGTTCACGCGGTTCTTGACACAGAGAGCGGAGGCGTTCTTCATCTTGAGGAGGAAGCCGGTACCT GGATATGACATTTCGTTCCTGATCACCAACTTCCACACTGAGGAGATGCTGAAGCACAAGCTGGTCGACTTCATAATACAGTTCATGGAGGAGGTGGACAAGGAGATCTCCGAGATGAAGCTCTTT TTGAATGCAAGAGCTCGTTTCGTGGCCGAGAGCTTTCTCACACCA TTCGACTAA
- a CDS encoding RNA-binding protein rnc1 translates to MSAEDNTSPAVDSGIDNLADKIGALNTDDRPRTEEEYAEAQLTLRAIVTSKEAGVIIGKAGQNVADLREKTGVRAGVSKVVPGVHDRVLTVTGALTGIAAAYGLVADSLVKGAPQMGMGGVVGTPNTHPIRLLISHNQMGTIIGRQGLKIKQIQDASGVRMVAQKEMLPQSTERIVEVQGTPEGIQKAVWEIGRCLVDDEQRGYGTVLYSPAVRVQGGGPPLNGTGAPPGPGAGYGAPRSYNRTGNGADFTGAAPAPYSPRRQEGPPPTTNEDGEDIQTQNISIPADMVGCIIGRGGSKISEIRKSSGARISIAKAPHDETGERMFTITGGPAANEKALYLLYENLEAEKMRRSQIPEAAA, encoded by the exons ATGTCGGCCGAAGACAACACTTCACCTGCCGTGGACTCGGGCATTGACAATCTCGCTGATAAGATCGGAGCCCTCAATACCGACGACAGACCACGCACGGAAGAGGAATATGCTGAGGCACAGCTCACTCTGCGTGCCATTGTCACCTCCAAGGAAGCTGGCGTCATCATTGGCAAGGCCGGTCAGAACGTCGCTGACCTGCGTGAGAAGACTGGCGTACGTGCTGGCGTCAGCAAGGTCGTCCCTGGCGTTCACGACCGCGTCCTCACCGTCACTGGAGCTCTGACTGGCATTGCGGCCGCGTATGGACTTGTGGCGGACAGCTTGGTCAAGGGAGCACCTCAGATGGGCATGGGCGGAGTGGTCGGAACTCCTAACACGCATC CGATCCGCTTACTCATTTCTCACAACCAGATGGGCACCATTATCGGCAGACAGGGATTGAAAATTAAGCAAATACAAGATGCATCTGGCGTACGCATGGTTGCCCAGAAGGAAATGCTCCCACAATCGACCGAACGCATAGTGGAGGTTCAGGGCACACCCGAAGGCATCCAGAAGGCTGTTTGGGAGATTGGCAGGTGCCTCGTGGATGACGAGCAGCGCGGTTATGGCACTGTTCTGTACAGCCCAGCTGTGCGTGTACAAGGCGGCGGCCCACCTCTCAACGGCACTGGAGCTCCTCCCGGCCCAGGTGCAGGCTATGGCGCTCCACGCAGCTACAACCGCACTGGCAATGGCGCCGACTTCACCGGCGCTGCACCTGCCCCGTACTCTCCCCGGCGCCAGGAAGGTCCACCACCAACAACGAACGAGGATGGCGAGGATATTCAGACTCAGAACATCAGCATACCTGCCGATATGGTCGGCTGCATCATCGGACGTGGAGGCAGCAAGATCAGCGAGATCCGCAAGAGCTCCGGTGCACGCATCTCCATCGCAAAGGCACCTCACGACGAGACTGGCGAGCGCATGTTTACGATCACCGGCGGTCCGGCCGCCAACGAGAAGGCTCTGTACCTGCTCTACGAGAACCTCGAAGCCGAAAAGATGCGTCGGAGCCAGATCCCAGAGGCGGCCGCCTAG
- a CDS encoding Citrinin biosynthesis cluster MFS transporter mrr1, with the protein MYEKDGTPCGEAVLVLLDNERERETCLLLQAIVGPPPPLLNDRKQCSAFHTRIMSEKRESDGSAHWRLTSLFRPIPQSLLPQSNRSSQLTIRDIAGPHLSLLTPALLSRIGSTSPESDTVQLTQRDIPRPESVYSVKSPAECSPSDVASTFRTANDEIDEHPSHVQHRYSRSTSEPAKPRQKTISQYSVRTPSSRASISTYLVKPPEARDTTFLVELPAAVPSLRCSIRSSRASLIDAKTGALLEKSSAPPPLPIKPLPKSIDLEKAEPQPRHLDEQVAPGNTINWPKSRKWASTSALGFVAFCIAFASSVLTPVSNVASQELGISKEAMVLATTLFLVGLSIGPLLWSPLNELCGRRTTLLVGLVGFAIMQVPCALAQNSSMLLVCRFIGGVFAASSLMSVIVSLTESWTSLDRRLAMTVFSAAMLIGICVGAVVGGPLADSTVLGWRWTSWIVLILCFPFGLACAICHQESSAEVQMRRRAKRSQSTPLWRPEPMIAKTGSMTGGMMRRHVCTPIWMFMTDPILCLITVYMAFSDGVFYWLLEAWQISFHDERHWPLKLAGLPFVSVIVGVCIGCAASLVLTRIRFRGIVRKHGRLCPEERLLPMVAGSIALPVGLFLFTWTASPAISPIPAIAAGVLLGFGFLLTFLQGSNFIVGVYAAQATSAMAINTSIRFLTAAAFAAFAGPMCLGLQPQWAGTLLGTLAILFIPLPILFFKFGVKLRAMSRFTPKLTAGSSPVVGFPAQQQDQ; encoded by the exons ATGTATGAGAAAGACGGTACACCATGTGGCGAGGCAGTCCTCGTGCTGTTGGACAATGAACGGGAGCGCGAGACCTGCCTGTTGCTACAAGCGATCGTTGGTCCACCTCCTCCACTTCTGAACGACCGAAAGCAATGCTCTGCTTTTCACACCCGCATTATGTCAGAGAAACGAGAGAGCGATGGCAGCGCACACTGGAGACTCACCTCGCTTTTCCGTCCCATACCGCAGTCATTGCTACCCCAAAGCAACCGATCGAGTCAATTGACGATACGGGATATAGCTGGGCCACATCTTTCCTTGCTGACACCAGCACTACTGAGTCGAATAGGAAGCACCAGCCCGGAATCGGACACTGTCCAACTGACACAACGCGATATCCCTCGACCGGAATCCGTATACTCCGTCAAGTCACCGGCGGAATGCTCACCCTCGGATGTTGCGAGCACGTTCAGGACGGCCAACGACGAGATTGACGAACATCCATCCCACGTGCAGCACAGATATTCTCGTTCTACCAGCGAGCCAGCCAAACCTCGTCAGAAGACCATCAGCCAATATTCTGTACGCACTCCCTCATCGAGAGCAAGCATCAGCACCTATCTCGTCAAGCCACCAGAAGCTCGCGACACAACGTTCCTAGTAGAATTGCCCGCTGCTGTGCCTTCACTACGATGCTCCATTCGATCGAGTCGTGCTTCCTTGATTGATGCCAAGACTGGTGCTTTGCTGGAAAAGAGTTCTGCGCCACCTCCCTTACCGATCAAGCCGTTGCCAAAATCTATTGATTTGGAGAAGGCCGAGCCGCAACCACGCCACTTGGACGAACAAGTAGCCCCGGGAAACACCATCAATTGGCCGAAAAGTAGGAAGTGGGCATCGACTTCGGCACTCGGGTTCGTCGCATTCTGCATAGCCTTCGCTTCGTCAGTCTTGACTCCAGTCAGTAACGTCGCCAGCCAGGAGTTGGGAATCTCCAAAGAG GCGATGGTGCTCGCGACAACACTCTTCCTCGTGGGCTTGAGCATTGGTCCTCTTCTATGGTCGCCACTGAACGAGTTGTGCGGACGAAGAACAACCCTCCTGGTCGGCCTGGTGGGGTTCGCCATCATGCAGGTACCTTGTGCCCTTGCTCAAAACTCGTCTATGCTCCTTGTCTGTCGATTCATAGGTGGCGTCTTTGCCGCGAGCTCCCTCATGTCTGTGATCGTATCCTTGACGGAGTCATGGACCTCACTCGACCGCAGACTTGCTATGACCGTCTTCTCAGCAGCGATGTTGATCGGAATCTGTGTCGGCGCTGTCGTTGGAGGTCCGCTGGCTGACAGCACTGTGCTCGGTTGGCGCTGGACAAGCTGGATCGTTCTGATTCTTTGCTTTCCGTTCGGCTTGGCCTGCGCCATATGTCACCAAGAGTCCTCCGCAGAGGTACAGATGCGCCGACGTGCTAAGAGATCACAGTCGACACCGCTCTGGAGGCCCGAGCCAATGATCGCGAAGACTGGCTCGATGACAGGTGGCATGATGAGGAGGCACGTGTGCACACCTATTTGGATGTTCATGACAGATCCTATCCTGTGCTTAATAACGGTATACATGGCTTTCAGCGATGGCGTGTTTTACTGGCTCTTGGAGGCGTGGCAGATCTCATTTCACGATGAGAGACACTGGCCATTGAAACTTGCTGGTCTGCCTTTCGTTTCTGTCATCGTTGGGGTCTGCATCGGTTGTGCGGCCAGTCTAGTGCTCACGAGGATCAGGTTTCGTGGGATAGTGAGAAAGCATGGCCGATTATGTCCGGAGGAACGGCTCCTGCCCATGGTCGCTGGAAGTATCGCGCTACCGGTGGGCCTCTTCCTTTTCACCTGGACCGCATCTCCAGCCATCTCGCCTATACCGGCGATCGCCGCTGGTGTGCTGCTTGGTTTCG GCTTCCTTCTGACCTTCTTGCAAGGCAGCAACTTCATCGTCGGCGTCTATG CTGCTCAAGCCACCTCCGCCATGGCCATCAATACCTCAATACGATTCCTTACGGCGGCAGCCTTCGCAGCCTTCGCAGGACCGATGTGTCTGGGCCTACAGCCACAATGGGCAGGCACCCTACTAGGCACGCTCGCTATCCTCTTCATACCGCTTCCGATCTTGTTCTTCAAGTTTGGAGTCAAACTGCGAGCCATGAGTCGCTTTACACCCAAGCTGACTGCCGGCAGTTCGCCTGTCGTGGGGTTTCCGGCACAACAGCAGGATCAATGA
- a CDS encoding 40S ribosomal protein S8-B produces MGISRDSRHKRSATGAKRAYYRKKRAFEKGRQPANTRIGAKRVHLVRTRGGNRKFRALRIDSGNFSWGSEGIARKVRVIAVAFHPSNNELVRTNTLTKSAVVQVDAAPFRQWYEAHYGTPLGRRRQRADQKEEETKKSKSIEKKQAERTKTSGKVEAAIERQFEAGRLYAVVASRPGQSGRVDGYILEGEELAFYQRALRK; encoded by the exons ATGGG TATCTCTCGTGACTCCCGTCACAAGCGCAGCGCCACTGGTGCCAAGCGCGCATACTATCGCAAGAAGAG AGCTTTCGAGAAGGGCCGCCAGCCCGCCAACACCCGTATCGGCGCCAAGCGGGTCCACCTCGTCCGCACCCGTGGCGGCAACAGGAAGTTCCGCGCCCTCCGCATTGACTCCGGCAACTTCTCCTGGGGCAGCGAGGGCATCGCCCGCAAGGTCCGTGTCATCGCTGTCGCCTTCCACCCGTCGAACAACGAGCTCGTCCGCACCAACACCCTCACCAAGTCCGCCGTCGTTCAGGTCGACGCTGCGCCATTCCGACAGTGGTACGAGGCACACTATGGCACACCACTTGGCCGCAGACGCCAACGTGCTGAccagaaggaggaggagaccaagaagagcaAGTCTATTGAGAAGAAGCAGGCTGAGCGCACAAAGACCTCCGGCAAGGTCGAGGCTGCCATCGAGCGCCAGTTCGAGGCCGGTCGTCTGTACGCCGTTGTTGCCAGCCGTCCAGGCCAGAGCGGTCGTGTCGATGGTTACATCCTTGAGGGTGAGGAGCTTGCCTTCTACCAGCGTGCTCTCAGGAAGTAG